The genome window ACCGTGATGATCGTGATCACATTCGTTTGGATATTCTCGGATGTCACGACATGAAACGGGCGTCTGCCCTGATAGCCCATTACCAAACCGCCCGGCTGCGGCATTTCGGCCGAATAATCTTCGAGCACATCCCCTGCACCCAGTGCCCTGCGCACCTTGCTGACGGAAATTTCACGTTCAAACATTCGCTGGACAGCATGGGCACGAAACAGGAGGACGGGGATTGTCACGACT of Anaerolineales bacterium contains these proteins:
- a CDS encoding DUF4258 domain-containing protein, with the protein product MTIPVLLFRAHAVQRMFEREISVSKVRRALGAGDVLEDYSAEMPQPGGLVMGYQGRRPFHVVTSENIQTNVITIITVYIPDPHKWKKDFRSRR